In a single window of the Micromonospora sp. WMMD1155 genome:
- the sthA gene encoding Si-specific NAD(P)(+) transhydrogenase → MYDYDLVVLGSGPSGQKAAIAAAKLGRRVGIVDRRDMIGGVCINTGTVPSKTLREAVLYLTGLSQRDLYGSSYRVKDEITVSDLAARTQHVITRQTDVIRNQLARNRVAMITGTGRFADAHSIWVDGGSGRESKVTFDKIVIAAGTRPARPDSVDFDDRTIVDSDGVINLQAVPRSMVVVGAGVIGMEYASMFAALGTKVTVVERRERMLDFCDDEIVESLKYHLRDLSVAFRFGEEVAAVEKHQTAALCILKSGKKIVADTVMYSAGRQGQTDDLALEAAGLEADRRGRITVDANYRTSVDHIYAVGDVIGFPALASTSMEQGRLAAQHACGEPIREMHGLQPIGIYTIPEISFVGQTEAQLTESSTPFEVGIARYRELARGQIVGDSYGMLKLLVSPDDGRLLGVHVFGTAATEIVHIGQAVMGCGGTIDYLIDAVFNYPTLAEAYKVAALDASNKIRNITRIDG, encoded by the coding sequence ATGTATGACTACGACCTGGTGGTGCTGGGCTCCGGGCCCAGCGGTCAGAAGGCCGCGATCGCCGCGGCCAAGCTCGGCAGGCGGGTCGGCATCGTGGACCGCCGCGACATGATCGGTGGGGTGTGCATCAACACCGGCACCGTGCCGTCCAAGACGCTACGCGAGGCCGTGCTCTACCTGACCGGCCTGAGCCAACGTGACCTGTACGGCAGCAGCTACCGGGTCAAGGACGAGATCACGGTCAGCGACCTGGCGGCCCGGACCCAGCACGTCATCACCAGGCAGACCGACGTCATCCGCAACCAGCTCGCGCGCAACCGGGTCGCCATGATCACCGGCACCGGCCGGTTCGCCGACGCGCACTCGATCTGGGTCGACGGCGGGTCCGGCCGGGAGTCCAAGGTGACCTTCGACAAGATCGTCATCGCGGCGGGCACCCGTCCGGCCCGCCCGGACAGCGTCGACTTCGACGACCGCACGATCGTGGACTCCGACGGCGTCATCAACCTCCAGGCCGTACCCCGCAGCATGGTCGTGGTCGGCGCCGGGGTGATCGGCATGGAGTACGCCTCGATGTTCGCCGCCCTGGGCACGAAGGTCACGGTCGTCGAACGGCGCGAGCGGATGCTCGACTTCTGCGACGACGAGATCGTCGAGTCGCTGAAATACCACCTGCGCGACCTGTCCGTGGCGTTCCGCTTCGGCGAGGAGGTCGCCGCCGTGGAGAAGCACCAGACCGCCGCACTGTGCATCCTCAAGAGCGGCAAGAAGATCGTCGCGGACACGGTGATGTACTCCGCCGGCCGGCAGGGCCAGACCGACGACCTGGCGCTGGAGGCGGCCGGGCTGGAGGCGGACCGACGCGGCCGGATCACCGTGGACGCCAACTACCGCACAAGCGTGGACCACATCTACGCGGTCGGTGACGTGATCGGCTTCCCCGCCCTCGCGTCCACCTCGATGGAGCAGGGCCGGCTGGCCGCGCAGCACGCCTGCGGCGAACCGATCCGGGAGATGCACGGCCTGCAACCGATCGGCATCTACACCATCCCGGAGATCAGCTTCGTCGGGCAGACCGAGGCGCAGCTCACCGAATCCTCGACACCGTTCGAGGTGGGCATCGCGCGGTACCGGGAGCTGGCCCGCGGGCAGATCGTCGGCGACTCGTACGGGATGCTGAAGCTGCTCGTCTCCCCCGACGACGGTCGGCTGCTCGGCGTGCACGTGTTCGGCACCGCCGCCACCGAGATCGTCCACATCGGGCAGGCGGTGATGGGCTGCGGCGGCACGATCGACTACCTGATCGACGCGGTGTTCAACTACCCCACGCTGGCCGAGGCGTACAAGGTGGCCGCCCTCGACGCATCCAACAAGATCCGCAACATCACCCGCATCGACGGCTGA
- a CDS encoding AraC family transcriptional regulator, with protein sequence MATRPAGSHVSAWRPAVAGVAEVFHAHFLDHAYPRHVHEVWTLLIVDDGAVRYDLDRHRHGALRTSVTLLPPYVPHDGRAATVDGFRKRVLYLDTSVLDAELVGRAVDQPGIVDPQLRDRIHLLHRALDAPGDEFEAEGRLAFILDRLHTRLRRRAPVTRAPAAPGLAVRLRELLDARTVEGVTLGEAAALLHAHPTHLVRTFTAAHGVPPHSYLTGRRVEVARRLLLAGQRPAEVAVAAGFFDQAHLTRHFRRYLGVSPARFPRTPRSGDAAAARR encoded by the coding sequence GTGGCCACCCGCCCGGCGGGCTCGCACGTCAGCGCCTGGCGACCCGCCGTAGCCGGGGTCGCCGAGGTCTTCCACGCCCATTTCCTGGACCACGCCTACCCCCGGCACGTCCACGAGGTCTGGACGCTGTTGATCGTCGACGACGGCGCGGTCCGCTACGACCTGGACCGGCACCGGCACGGCGCGCTGCGCACCTCGGTCACCCTGCTGCCGCCGTACGTGCCGCACGACGGTCGCGCCGCCACCGTCGACGGCTTCCGCAAACGGGTCCTCTACCTCGACACCTCCGTACTCGACGCGGAGCTGGTCGGCCGGGCGGTCGACCAGCCGGGCATCGTCGACCCGCAGTTGCGCGACCGCATCCACCTCCTGCACCGGGCGCTCGACGCACCCGGCGACGAGTTCGAGGCCGAGGGTCGGCTCGCGTTCATCCTGGACCGGCTGCACACGCGGCTGCGCCGACGCGCCCCGGTCACCAGGGCACCGGCCGCCCCCGGTCTCGCGGTCCGCCTACGGGAGCTGCTGGACGCCCGGACCGTCGAGGGCGTCACGCTCGGGGAGGCCGCCGCGCTGCTGCACGCCCACCCGACCCACCTGGTTCGGACGTTCACCGCCGCGCACGGGGTGCCACCGCACTCGTACCTGACCGGTCGCCGCGTCGAGGTGGCCCGCCGTCTGCTCCTCGCCGGGCAGCGGCCCGCCGAGGTCGCGGTCGCGGCCGGCTTCTTCGACCAGGCCCACCTGACCCGCCACTTCCGTCGGTACCTGGGCGTCAGCCCCGCCCGTTTCCCGCGGACGCCGCGTTCCGGCGATGCCGCCGCCGCGCGGCGCTGA
- a CDS encoding DUF2000 domain-containing protein yields the protein MTEPIRFPTKIAVLLRDDLVSWQRLNVTAFLVSGIANAVPDLLGEEYRDADGTRYLPMFGQPVLVFAGDRAALAAAHSRALARGLRLSIFTADLFATGNDRDNRAAVQAVGREKLDLVGLALHAPRNVVDKVVKGTTMHP from the coding sequence ATGACCGAACCCATCCGATTCCCCACCAAGATCGCTGTGCTGCTCCGTGACGACCTGGTGAGCTGGCAGCGCCTGAACGTCACCGCGTTCCTGGTCAGCGGCATCGCCAACGCCGTACCGGATCTGCTGGGCGAGGAGTACCGGGACGCGGACGGCACCCGGTACCTGCCGATGTTCGGCCAGCCGGTGCTGGTCTTCGCCGGTGACCGGGCCGCGCTGGCCGCTGCGCACTCACGCGCGCTCGCCCGTGGGCTGCGTCTGTCCATCTTCACGGCCGACCTGTTCGCCACCGGCAACGACCGGGACAACCGAGCGGCCGTGCAGGCGGTCGGGCGGGAGAAACTCGACCTGGTGGGCCTGGCGCTGCACGCCCCCCGCAACGTGGTCGACAAGGTGGTCAAGGGTACGACCATGCACCCCTGA
- a CDS encoding esterase-like activity of phytase family protein gives MRTTSRKARAVASAAAAISLLAATPALGAPGHPTPGHPGTGASCAPDASLLGFSDALDKTTFRGTPVAGLSALSFARPGRALALVDNIGTTPARVYELGLDTGRRGVDVGVRDVTVLTRPDGTPYTGADFDGEGLVAERGGDTVLAGSEREPSIRRFRLSDGREIGSLPVPARFQVTPAGEAAVNQTFEALTATGDHRVLYAGMEGPLAADGRDAEGRGRQRIIRYDGREGGAYAPTAQYAYRTDPNLGLVELIALGDDQLLSVERGFTTGVGNTVRVYRVSATGAPDVSAVESLSTTTDPRSWLGKELLVDIADCPPSGATTKQPQPNPLLDNIEGAALGRDLPGGRRELYLISDDNGSATQTTRVYALSVKLRPEVTLRDRALLSATAYQPGPVSGTQLATTPVNGITAPFPGQPIPGFSAVIPAQPGDRSGRRLLAMPDNGFGAKTNSADFLLRAYEIEPDYQRHGVTVRGHIGFRDPDRRVPFPIVNGDTRDRLLTGADFDIESLARDARGDLWIGDEFGPYLVRTDRTGKVLQAPIPLPDGTKSPQSPDLAPGETPTLRASNGFEAMATSADGWTLYPILEGAQVNDPDQRRRVVYEFDVRHNRYTDRTWSFRVDDPSLLVGDAAVLDGHRLLLIERDNGMGPQSIVKRLVVTDLDEVGADGYLPRRTVVDLMRVADPKGVSTPARPGEYGVGPLFSFPLQSVESVLPLGGDRVLVANDNNFPGNDGRIPGRPDDTELIVIDVPGLR, from the coding sequence GTGCGTACCACTTCCAGAAAGGCTCGGGCCGTCGCGTCCGCCGCGGCGGCGATCTCGCTGCTCGCGGCGACGCCGGCACTCGGCGCGCCGGGTCACCCGACCCCGGGGCACCCGGGTACGGGCGCGAGCTGCGCGCCGGACGCCTCGCTGCTCGGCTTCTCCGACGCTCTCGACAAGACGACCTTCCGGGGCACTCCGGTGGCCGGCCTGTCCGCGCTGTCGTTCGCCCGCCCCGGGCGTGCCCTCGCGCTGGTGGACAACATCGGCACCACTCCCGCCCGGGTCTACGAGCTGGGCCTGGACACCGGCCGGCGCGGCGTGGACGTCGGTGTCCGCGACGTCACGGTGCTCACCCGGCCCGACGGCACGCCGTACACCGGTGCCGACTTCGACGGGGAGGGGCTCGTCGCCGAGCGCGGCGGGGACACCGTCCTGGCCGGCTCCGAGCGGGAGCCCTCGATCCGCCGGTTCCGGCTCTCCGACGGCCGGGAGATCGGCTCGCTGCCGGTGCCGGCCCGCTTCCAGGTCACCCCGGCCGGTGAGGCCGCGGTCAACCAGACCTTCGAGGCGCTGACCGCCACCGGGGACCACCGGGTGCTCTACGCCGGGATGGAGGGCCCGCTCGCGGCGGACGGCCGCGACGCCGAGGGCCGCGGCCGACAGCGGATCATCCGGTACGACGGCCGCGAGGGCGGCGCGTACGCCCCGACCGCCCAGTACGCGTACCGCACCGACCCGAACCTCGGTCTGGTCGAGCTGATCGCGCTCGGCGACGACCAACTGCTCTCGGTGGAGCGGGGCTTCACGACCGGGGTGGGGAACACCGTGCGGGTGTACCGGGTCTCGGCGACCGGCGCGCCCGACGTGTCCGCCGTCGAGTCCCTGTCGACCACGACCGACCCGCGCTCGTGGTTGGGCAAGGAGCTGCTGGTCGACATCGCCGACTGCCCGCCGTCCGGCGCGACCACGAAGCAGCCGCAGCCCAACCCGTTGCTGGACAACATCGAGGGCGCCGCGCTCGGCCGTGACCTGCCGGGCGGTCGCCGCGAGCTGTACCTGATCAGCGACGACAACGGCAGCGCCACCCAGACCACCCGGGTGTACGCGCTGTCGGTGAAGCTGCGCCCCGAGGTGACGTTGCGGGACCGGGCGCTGCTGTCGGCGACCGCGTACCAGCCGGGGCCGGTCTCCGGTACCCAGCTCGCCACCACCCCGGTCAACGGGATCACCGCGCCCTTCCCCGGCCAGCCCATTCCGGGCTTCTCCGCGGTGATCCCGGCCCAGCCTGGTGACCGTTCCGGCCGGCGGCTGCTCGCCATGCCGGACAACGGGTTCGGCGCGAAGACCAACTCGGCCGACTTCCTGCTGCGGGCGTACGAGATCGAACCGGACTACCAGCGTCACGGTGTGACCGTCCGGGGGCACATCGGTTTCCGTGACCCCGACCGCAGGGTGCCGTTCCCGATCGTGAACGGCGACACCCGGGACCGTCTGCTGACCGGCGCGGACTTCGACATCGAGTCGCTGGCCCGCGACGCGCGGGGCGACCTGTGGATCGGCGACGAGTTCGGCCCGTACCTGGTGCGCACCGATCGGACCGGAAAGGTGCTGCAGGCGCCGATCCCGCTGCCGGACGGCACCAAGTCCCCGCAGTCGCCGGATCTCGCCCCGGGTGAGACGCCGACCCTGCGGGCCAGCAACGGTTTCGAGGCGATGGCGACCAGCGCGGACGGCTGGACGCTCTACCCGATCCTGGAGGGCGCCCAGGTCAACGACCCGGACCAGCGCCGCCGGGTGGTCTACGAGTTCGACGTGCGGCACAACCGGTACACCGACCGCACCTGGTCGTTCCGGGTGGACGACCCGTCCCTGCTGGTCGGGGACGCGGCGGTGCTCGACGGTCACCGGCTGCTGCTGATCGAGCGGGACAACGGCATGGGCCCGCAGTCAATAGTCAAGCGCCTGGTGGTGACCGATCTGGACGAGGTGGGCGCGGACGGCTACCTGCCCCGGCGCACCGTTGTCGACCTGATGCGTGTGGCCGACCCGAAGGGTGTCTCCACCCCGGCCCGTCCGGGCGAGTACGGCGTCGGCCCGCTCTTCTCGTTCCCGTTGCAGTCGGTCGAGTCGGTGCTGCCGCTCGGCGGCGACCGGGTGCTGGTGGCCAACGACAACAACTTCCCGGGCAACGACGGTCGTATCCCGGGGCGTCCGGACGACACGGAGCTGATCGTGATCGACGTGCCCGGCCTGCGCTGA
- a CDS encoding endo-1,4-beta-xylanase has translation MRRTRWKAASRAAMALTGVGALAAGMALFMTAPAAAGTTLGASAAEKGRYFGAAVAAYKLSDSAYTTILNREFNSVTPENEMKMNATEPQQGRFSFTDADRIVNHAISRGMSVRGHTLAWHSQQPGWMESMSGSALRSAMLNHVTQVATYYRGKIHSWDVVNEAFADGSSGARRDSNLQRTGNDWIEAAFRAADAADPNAKLCYNDYNTDNWTHAKTQAVYNMVRDFKARGVPIDCVGFQSHFNNDSPYVSNYRTTLSSFAALGVDVQITELDIQGASPNTYRSVVEDCLAVSRCTGITVWGIRDSDSWRASQTPLLFNSNGSKKPAYDAVLAALNNGTTPTDPPPTTTPPPTDPPPTTPPPGPGGCTATVSVNQWTGGFVASVRVTAGSSALNGWTVTIALPSGATVTNAWSADRSGNTGTTNWRNVSYNGQVGAGQSTEFGFQANGTAGTLSPTCSAG, from the coding sequence GGCGCTGACCGGCGTGGGCGCCCTCGCCGCCGGCATGGCGCTGTTCATGACGGCACCGGCCGCCGCCGGCACGACCCTGGGCGCGTCCGCCGCCGAGAAGGGTCGGTACTTCGGCGCGGCGGTGGCGGCGTACAAGCTGTCCGACTCGGCGTACACGACGATTTTGAACCGTGAGTTCAACTCGGTGACGCCCGAGAACGAGATGAAGATGAACGCGACCGAGCCGCAGCAGGGGCGGTTCAGCTTCACCGACGCCGACCGGATCGTCAACCACGCCATCAGCCGGGGCATGAGCGTGCGGGGTCACACCCTCGCCTGGCACTCGCAGCAGCCGGGGTGGATGGAGAGCATGAGCGGCAGCGCGCTGCGCTCGGCGATGCTCAACCACGTCACCCAGGTGGCCACCTACTACCGGGGCAAGATCCACTCGTGGGACGTGGTGAACGAGGCGTTCGCCGACGGCAGCTCCGGCGCCCGTCGCGACTCCAACCTGCAGCGCACCGGTAACGACTGGATCGAGGCGGCGTTCCGGGCGGCCGACGCGGCCGACCCGAACGCGAAGCTGTGCTACAACGACTACAACACCGACAACTGGACGCACGCGAAGACGCAGGCCGTGTACAACATGGTGCGCGACTTCAAGGCGCGTGGTGTGCCGATCGACTGCGTCGGGTTCCAGTCGCACTTCAACAACGACTCCCCGTACGTCAGCAACTACCGCACCACGCTGTCCAGCTTCGCGGCGCTCGGTGTGGACGTGCAGATCACCGAGTTGGACATCCAGGGCGCGTCGCCGAACACCTACCGCAGCGTGGTGGAGGACTGCCTCGCCGTCTCGCGTTGCACCGGGATCACGGTGTGGGGCATCCGGGACAGCGACTCGTGGCGCGCCAGCCAGACCCCGCTGCTGTTCAACAGCAACGGCTCGAAGAAGCCGGCGTACGACGCGGTGCTCGCCGCGCTGAACAACGGCACCACGCCGACGGACCCGCCGCCCACCACCACGCCGCCGCCGACCGACCCGCCGCCCACGACCCCGCCCCCGGGCCCGGGTGGCTGCACCGCGACGGTGTCGGTGAACCAGTGGACAGGTGGTTTCGTGGCGAGCGTGCGGGTGACCGCCGGCTCGTCGGCCCTCAACGGCTGGACGGTGACGATCGCGCTGCCATCGGGAGCGACGGTCACCAACGCGTGGAGCGCCGACCGCAGCGGTAACACCGGCACCACGAACTGGCGCAACGTGTCCTACAACGGTCAGGTCGGCGCCGGGCAGTCCACCGAGTTCGGGTTCCAGGCCAACGGCACCGCCGGCACCCTGAGCCCCACCTGCTCCGCAGGCTGA
- a CDS encoding ricin-type beta-trefoil lectin domain protein encodes MLWHLEDDEMTRRLAGALPRIRLTSTLAVVVLAVPAALAVGASPATAAATGAITGYGGKCVDVAAANPANTTAVQLYTCNGSTAQQWTVGDDGTVRALGKCLDIAAGSTANGARVQIYDCNGTGAQQWSASAGQLVNPTSGKCLDATGPSSADGTPLQIWSCTGTANQTWTLPTGGTTPPPSSGFTHPGVLVSRGQLDFVRGRVQAGAQPWASAYNQMMGSRYASLSRTPAPRSVVECGSYSNPNNGCTDEREDAIAAYTHALAWYLTGDSRYAQKSIQIMDAWSATITAHTGSNAPLQTGWAASVWPRAAEIIKYTYSSWPNADRFATMLRTVYLPVVRNGSNSNGNWELTMMEAAVGIAVFLEDRSAYDAAVTRFLNRTRAFVYLPSDGALPYTMPGSGLDTSAEIIGYWQGQSTFVAGLAQETCRDFVHTGYGISAISHVAETSRIQGRDLYPQVGERLRQALGFHSRYQLGEAPPSWLCGGSLTRGLGPITEVGFNAMSTRLGNVMTNTQTLTLQQRPAGSNNLFVAWETLTHASNPN; translated from the coding sequence ATGCTGTGGCACCTGGAGGACGACGAGATGACACGACGACTGGCCGGAGCCCTCCCTCGCATCCGCCTGACCTCCACGCTCGCCGTGGTCGTGCTCGCCGTACCGGCGGCGCTGGCCGTCGGCGCATCGCCCGCGACAGCCGCCGCGACCGGCGCCATCACGGGGTACGGCGGCAAGTGCGTCGACGTGGCCGCCGCCAACCCGGCCAACACCACGGCGGTCCAGCTCTACACCTGCAACGGCTCGACGGCGCAACAGTGGACGGTGGGCGACGACGGCACGGTCAGGGCGCTGGGCAAGTGTCTCGACATCGCCGCCGGCAGCACCGCGAACGGCGCACGCGTCCAGATCTACGACTGCAACGGCACCGGGGCACAGCAGTGGTCGGCGAGTGCCGGGCAACTGGTCAACCCCACCTCCGGCAAGTGCCTCGACGCGACCGGTCCCAGCTCCGCCGACGGCACTCCGCTGCAGATCTGGAGCTGCACCGGCACCGCCAACCAGACCTGGACGCTGCCCACCGGCGGCACCACACCACCCCCGTCGAGTGGGTTCACCCACCCCGGCGTGCTGGTCAGCCGGGGGCAACTCGACTTCGTACGCGGTCGGGTGCAGGCCGGCGCGCAGCCGTGGGCGTCGGCCTACAACCAGATGATGGGCAGCCGGTACGCCTCCCTGTCGCGTACGCCGGCACCCCGGTCGGTGGTCGAGTGCGGGTCGTACTCCAACCCCAACAACGGCTGCACCGACGAGCGGGAGGACGCGATCGCCGCGTACACCCACGCCCTCGCCTGGTATCTCACCGGGGACTCCCGGTACGCGCAGAAGTCCATCCAGATCATGGACGCGTGGTCGGCCACGATCACCGCGCACACCGGCAGCAACGCACCGTTGCAGACCGGCTGGGCCGCCTCGGTCTGGCCCCGCGCCGCCGAGATCATCAAGTACACGTACTCGAGTTGGCCCAACGCCGACCGGTTCGCCACCATGCTGCGCACCGTCTACCTGCCGGTGGTCCGCAACGGCTCGAACAGCAACGGCAACTGGGAACTGACCATGATGGAGGCGGCCGTCGGCATCGCCGTCTTCCTGGAGGACCGCAGCGCCTACGACGCGGCGGTCACCCGCTTCCTCAACCGCACCCGGGCCTTCGTCTACCTGCCCAGCGACGGTGCGTTGCCGTACACGATGCCCGGCAGCGGCCTGGACACCAGCGCCGAGATCATCGGCTACTGGCAGGGCCAGTCCACCTTCGTCGCGGGCCTCGCCCAGGAGACCTGCCGCGACTTCGTCCACACCGGGTACGGGATCTCCGCCATCTCGCACGTCGCGGAGACCTCGCGGATCCAGGGGCGGGACCTGTACCCGCAGGTCGGTGAGCGGCTGCGGCAGGCACTGGGCTTCCACTCCCGCTACCAGCTCGGCGAGGCGCCGCCCTCCTGGCTCTGCGGCGGCAGCCTCACCCGGGGCCTCGGCCCGATCACCGAGGTCGGCTTCAACGCGATGAGCACCCGGCTGGGCAACGTCATGACCAACACCCAGACGCTCACGCTGCAACAACGCCCGGCGGGCAGCAACAACCTGTTCGTCGCCTGGGAGACGCTGACCCACGCCAGCAACCCGAACTGA
- a CDS encoding helix-turn-helix transcriptional regulator: MDRARLASFLRTRREALQPEDVGLPRGRRRRTGGLRREEVAALSGMSTDYYSRLEQQRGPHPSEQMLAALARGLRLSLAERDHLFLLAGHAAPHRTVRADHVNPGMMRILDRMHDTPAQVVNHLGETLAQTAPAVALLGDETRYTGLARSAHHRWFTDPSVRRLHPVEDHQTQSRLLVGHLHASYTRDGRGSRAATLVDDLLARSPEFAQLWREHPVPAGYCPAKHFLHPEVGALELHCQTLVDPDESQTLLVFTAVPGSPSDEKLRLLSVIGGQLV; the protein is encoded by the coding sequence GTGGACCGCGCCCGACTCGCCAGCTTCCTGCGTACGCGCCGCGAGGCGCTGCAACCCGAGGACGTGGGACTGCCCCGGGGGCGGCGCCGACGCACCGGTGGGCTGCGCCGCGAGGAAGTCGCCGCGTTGAGTGGTATGTCCACCGACTACTACAGCCGGTTGGAGCAGCAGCGCGGGCCGCACCCGTCGGAGCAGATGCTCGCCGCGCTGGCCCGTGGCCTGCGGCTCTCGCTGGCCGAACGGGACCACCTGTTCCTGCTGGCCGGGCACGCCGCACCGCACCGCACCGTGCGGGCCGACCACGTCAACCCGGGGATGATGCGCATCCTCGACCGGATGCACGACACCCCGGCCCAGGTGGTGAACCACCTCGGCGAGACCCTGGCGCAGACCGCACCGGCCGTCGCCCTGCTGGGTGACGAGACCCGCTACACCGGGCTGGCGCGCAGCGCCCACCACCGCTGGTTCACCGACCCGTCGGTCCGGCGGCTGCACCCGGTGGAGGACCACCAGACGCAGAGCCGCCTGCTGGTGGGGCACCTGCACGCGTCGTACACCCGGGATGGGCGCGGTTCGCGGGCCGCGACGCTCGTCGACGACCTGCTGGCCAGGAGCCCGGAGTTCGCGCAGCTGTGGCGCGAGCATCCGGTGCCGGCCGGCTACTGCCCGGCGAAGCACTTCCTCCACCCGGAGGTGGGGGCGTTGGAGCTGCACTGCCAGACGCTCGTGGACCCGGACGAGTCGCAGACACTGCTGGTCTTCACCGCCGTGCCCGGCTCGCCGAGCGACGAGAAGCTGCGGCTGCTCTCCGTCATCGGCGGACAGCTCGTCTGA
- a CDS encoding cellulose binding domain-containing protein, whose amino-acid sequence MRDHQVRGVRSRAAALAVCALAAAVVAGATPAYAATDTERPTAPGAITVVAVDTTWIELTWAAATDNVGVVGYPVGARFEDTGAHYSTDTTGIRITGLRPSRTYVFSVAAVDAAGNRSLNDPTLRVTMPPGDDRPPGAPGQPVAYDVAATAVWLRWTHSVENVALDRYEVFRVDAGGALTRVSEVYQYPPRTSTQVSGLTPNTTYTFVVQARDEAGHLSPLSAPVTVTTLPPPPNCSVRSTVARWPDGFVARLAVTNTGPTPIDGWTMSWRFYAGQQLRGLWGAEVVDRDGSYLRVRNVRHNGLIPPGGTVSLGVVASGSQTPQEVTVNGGVCQMADE is encoded by the coding sequence ATGCGCGATCATCAGGTGCGCGGCGTCCGATCCAGGGCAGCCGCCCTGGCCGTCTGCGCGCTCGCGGCGGCGGTGGTGGCGGGCGCGACCCCGGCGTACGCCGCGACGGACACCGAGCGCCCCACCGCGCCCGGCGCCATCACCGTCGTCGCCGTCGACACCACCTGGATCGAGTTGACCTGGGCGGCCGCGACGGACAACGTCGGTGTGGTCGGCTACCCGGTCGGCGCGCGATTCGAGGACACCGGCGCCCACTATTCGACCGACACCACCGGCATCCGGATCACCGGCCTGCGGCCCTCGCGCACGTACGTCTTCTCCGTCGCGGCCGTGGACGCGGCCGGCAACAGGTCGCTGAACGATCCGACACTGCGGGTGACCATGCCGCCGGGTGACGACCGGCCACCCGGCGCACCCGGCCAACCGGTCGCCTACGACGTCGCCGCGACGGCGGTGTGGCTGCGCTGGACCCACTCGGTCGAGAACGTCGCCCTCGACCGGTACGAGGTGTTCCGGGTCGACGCCGGCGGCGCCCTCACCCGGGTCAGTGAGGTGTACCAGTACCCGCCGCGCACCAGCACCCAGGTCAGCGGGTTGACGCCGAACACCACGTACACCTTCGTGGTGCAGGCCCGCGACGAGGCCGGCCACCTGTCCCCGCTGTCCGCGCCGGTCACCGTGACCACGCTTCCCCCACCGCCCAACTGCTCGGTCCGGTCGACCGTGGCCCGGTGGCCGGACGGTTTCGTGGCACGCCTCGCGGTCACCAACACCGGCCCGACCCCGATCGACGGGTGGACGATGAGCTGGCGGTTCTACGCCGGTCAGCAGCTGCGCGGCCTGTGGGGCGCGGAGGTCGTCGACCGGGACGGCAGCTATCTGCGGGTGCGCAACGTCCGCCACAACGGGCTGATCCCGCCCGGCGGCACGGTGTCGCTGGGGGTCGTCGCCAGCGGCTCGCAGACGCCGCAGGAGGTCACTGTGAACGGTGGTGTCTGCCAGATGGCGGACGAGTAA